Proteins from one uncultured Anaeromusa sp. genomic window:
- a CDS encoding pentapeptide repeat-containing protein codes for MLEKMISDARKVDDYIQNMHFENEVITDADFSKVEFESVQFIKCQFIKCSFSKDSFYNVVFRNCILSNCIFTESYWRKSKILECKSDGSNFSQSCFKQVTILDSSLCYANCANTVWKESTISNCKFKEAFLSEVKFQKLELNAVDFQRGDFFKTSLRGIDLSDCIIDEIMVSETFNELKGAKINAVQAVGIAQRLGMKIV; via the coding sequence ATGTTAGAAAAAATGATTTCTGATGCAAGAAAAGTAGATGACTATATTCAGAATATGCATTTTGAAAATGAAGTTATTACTGATGCTGATTTTTCAAAGGTAGAATTTGAATCAGTTCAGTTTATTAAATGCCAATTTATTAAGTGCAGTTTTTCAAAAGATAGTTTTTATAATGTAGTTTTCAGAAACTGCATTCTTTCAAACTGCATTTTCACAGAAAGCTACTGGAGAAAATCTAAAATTTTAGAATGCAAAAGCGATGGAAGTAACTTCAGCCAAAGTTGTTTTAAACAAGTAACCATATTAGACAGCTCGTTATGTTATGCAAATTGTGCTAATACAGTATGGAAGGAAAGCACAATATCCAACTGTAAATTTAAAGAAGCGTTTCTGTCCGAGGTAAAGTTTCAAAAACTTGAACTCAACGCGGTTGATTTTCAAAGGGGTGATTTCTTTAAAACGTCGCTTAGAGGAATTGATTTGTCAGACTGTATCATTGACGAGATAATGGTGTCTGAAACATTTAACGAGCTTAAAGGTGCAAAGATTAATGCTGTACAAGCGGTTGGTATCGCACAAAGGTTAGGCATGAAAATTGTTTAA
- a CDS encoding DUF1232 domain-containing protein, translated as MNESHDERYGNYAQEYSQPRFFEKLCDQAKVIGASLIYKALQLFYVAQKPEVPLKVKATIYGALGYFILPFDVIPDMIFGVGYGDDATALLVALGIAHMYIDEDVREQAKQKLADLFGEEALNGLDT; from the coding sequence ATGAACGAGTCACATGATGAGCGCTACGGAAATTATGCGCAGGAATACTCGCAGCCACGCTTTTTTGAGAAGCTGTGCGATCAGGCGAAGGTGATCGGCGCTTCATTGATTTACAAGGCGCTGCAGCTTTTCTATGTCGCCCAGAAGCCGGAAGTGCCGCTGAAGGTGAAAGCGACGATTTATGGAGCGTTGGGATATTTTATTCTGCCTTTTGACGTGATTCCGGATATGATTTTTGGCGTAGGGTATGGGGACGATGCGACAGCCTTGTTGGTAGCGCTGGGAATTGCGCATATGTATATTGACGAAGACGTCCGCGAGCAGGCGAAACAGAAATTGGCGGACCTTTTTGGGGAAGAAGCGTTGAATGGGTTGGACACCTAA
- a CDS encoding rhodanese-like domain-containing protein, whose amino-acid sequence MDTKLVLVISALVLLAVVALGCKTQANTEGALPAGYHKITAAEAKQKMAANPQAVVLDVRTAEEFREKHIPKAVLLPLAEVKEKAAVVLPDKNAEILVYCRSGNRSRQAGVLLAEMGYALVYDFGGIQDWPYEMVQ is encoded by the coding sequence ATGGATACGAAACTTGTGCTTGTTATTTCGGCCCTGGTGCTGCTGGCAGTAGTGGCGTTGGGCTGTAAAACGCAAGCTAACACGGAGGGGGCGCTTCCCGCAGGATATCATAAAATAACGGCGGCGGAAGCAAAGCAAAAAATGGCTGCAAATCCGCAGGCGGTTGTGTTGGACGTAAGGACTGCGGAAGAATTCCGTGAAAAGCACATTCCCAAGGCGGTATTGCTGCCATTGGCGGAAGTGAAGGAGAAGGCGGCTGTGGTGCTGCCTGACAAAAATGCCGAAATTCTTGTGTACTGCCGCAGCGGTAATCGCAGCCGTCAGGCAGGAGTACTGCTGGCCGAGATGGGATACGCCTTGGTGTACGATTTTGGAGGTATTCAAGACTGGCCTTATGAAATGGTTCAGTAG
- a CDS encoding type IV secretion system DNA-binding domain-containing protein yields MSSEAWHTNGMDYIVRRPARAVAVGGSVALMVLCWPQSWVMIFSGWMVYKVLHVQRGGLYKLGEARFFLMGCLALLSPLLAMMVPHSIGSWPSGITINLSGYIHNSEYQALVNAFLVEYSDDIFRWRLGLLYSLAYGIGLYLFCVEGDNRTIRRTDIAGMQVTPDQLKASAGDWKIVFMIAVGIVLSFYALPLAVLYAGVVVGLGLLPALGKKMLSVLGVGILSYALLSVWSLETFLEIPTVTRDLLIAGNITELFTLHLLQSSHTKSSLIILAGAVVVHTVVVWSEKEVSSKKETSEEEGSWIGTNEITKLPVVLPDRELNQHLLILGSTGAGKTTTILTMVDSALSRRIPVVMLDGKGSRDLPDKLRVLCKKYNRRLRVFALEPKGIPEINAYNPFWSGTHTEWKNRVMALFSGNAEGRGQEHYALAEENYLNLLCDTLRKTEKEIDLRTVLAYLERPDEFIKLAQRVNSGMVPKIEAAVQANTEGSLSMDTAKQLELFIYSAYGNLLDTRKQETIRLKEAIKEGDCVLFMFNASSYPIDTKRVAKMVISDINGSFSELANENGYTKTFCIFDEFASYASSNLADTISLHRSNGMHAIIGTQSIATVALKSPETKRIAQELVACCNTYIVQAIGHLDDVEMLAKIIGTRKTYEVTTQINAMEGGATGMGASKFVDEFVVNPQSIRELKTGEGYLYRKAAVTRQSAEKVRFRCIL; encoded by the coding sequence ATGTCTAGCGAAGCATGGCACACCAATGGGATGGATTATATTGTTCGCCGACCAGCACGCGCTGTAGCGGTTGGCGGTAGCGTAGCTCTTATGGTTCTGTGCTGGCCTCAATCGTGGGTAATGATCTTTTCTGGTTGGATGGTATATAAAGTACTGCATGTCCAACGAGGGGGGCTGTATAAGCTAGGAGAAGCCCGGTTTTTCTTGATGGGATGCTTGGCTTTGCTGTCACCGCTGTTGGCGATGATGGTGCCGCATTCGATCGGGAGCTGGCCATCAGGAATAACCATCAATCTATCAGGGTATATTCACAACTCGGAATACCAAGCGTTAGTTAATGCATTTTTGGTAGAGTATTCGGATGATATTTTTCGCTGGCGATTGGGACTGTTGTATTCGCTGGCATATGGTATAGGGTTGTATTTGTTCTGTGTTGAAGGTGACAATAGAACGATACGTCGAACTGACATTGCCGGGATGCAGGTAACTCCAGATCAGCTGAAGGCTAGTGCAGGGGACTGGAAAATAGTATTTATGATAGCAGTTGGAATTGTGCTGAGTTTTTATGCCCTGCCGTTAGCGGTTTTATATGCCGGGGTTGTGGTGGGATTGGGGTTGTTGCCAGCGTTAGGAAAAAAGATGCTGTCGGTATTGGGGGTGGGCATTTTATCATATGCGTTGTTAAGTGTATGGTCACTGGAAACTTTTTTAGAAATTCCAACAGTTACTCGAGACCTTTTAATAGCAGGCAATATAACAGAGCTATTTACCTTGCATTTATTGCAGAGCAGCCATACTAAAAGTTCATTAATAATTTTAGCTGGGGCCGTGGTTGTTCATACAGTAGTGGTATGGTCAGAGAAGGAAGTGTCCTCAAAGAAGGAAACAAGTGAAGAGGAAGGAAGTTGGATTGGTACAAATGAAATAACAAAGCTGCCAGTTGTGTTGCCAGATCGGGAGCTCAACCAGCATTTGTTGATCCTAGGGTCTACGGGAGCAGGAAAAACAACGACCATTTTGACAATGGTCGACTCTGCACTATCAAGGCGAATACCTGTAGTTATGTTGGATGGCAAAGGCTCGAGGGATTTGCCAGATAAACTTCGCGTTTTGTGTAAGAAATACAATCGAAGGCTGCGAGTGTTTGCTTTAGAGCCCAAGGGTATACCGGAAATTAATGCATATAATCCGTTTTGGTCAGGTACTCATACGGAATGGAAAAATCGTGTGATGGCATTATTTTCAGGAAACGCAGAGGGGAGAGGTCAAGAACATTACGCATTGGCGGAAGAAAATTATCTCAATTTGTTGTGTGATACGCTTCGAAAAACAGAAAAAGAAATCGATTTGCGGACGGTATTGGCTTATTTAGAAAGGCCAGATGAATTTATTAAACTAGCACAGCGTGTTAATTCAGGTATGGTGCCGAAAATTGAAGCGGCAGTCCAAGCAAATACGGAAGGCTCTTTATCGATGGACACTGCTAAGCAGTTAGAGTTGTTCATATATAGTGCTTATGGGAATTTGTTGGATACGAGAAAACAAGAAACAATCAGGCTAAAAGAGGCAATCAAAGAAGGGGACTGTGTTTTGTTCATGTTTAATGCCTCCAGCTATCCAATCGATACCAAGCGTGTCGCCAAAATGGTTATTAGTGATATAAACGGTTCGTTTTCTGAGTTGGCTAATGAAAATGGATACACAAAAACCTTTTGTATATTCGACGAGTTTGCATCATATGCCAGCTCGAATCTGGCAGATACAATTTCGTTGCATCGCTCAAATGGAATGCACGCGATTATTGGAACGCAGTCGATTGCTACAGTGGCACTCAAATCACCAGAAACCAAACGAATTGCGCAAGAACTGGTTGCTTGCTGTAATACTTATATTGTTCAAGCTATTGGGCATTTAGATGATGTGGAAATGTTGGCAAAAATCATAGGGACTCGAAAAACGTACGAAGTAACAACTCAAATTAATGCTATGGAGGGTGGGGCCACAGGCATGGGGGCCAGCAAATTTGTTGACGAGTTTGTGGTCAATCCGCAGTCAATTCGAGAACTAAAAACAGGGGAAGGGTATCTATACAGAAAAGCGGCTGTAACCAGGCAGTCAGCGGAAAAAGTCCGGTTTAGATGCATCTTGTAA
- a CDS encoding RloB family protein: protein MGCDDLFKKAQAAKKKKRVKLEKPKILIVCEGEKTEPYYFEQFRPANVSVQGLGFNTLSLVQAAIKIRDDDATGFDQVWCVFDKDSFPMTNVSRAFSLAKKEDIHIAYSNEAFELWYILHFDFLQSAISRNDYIQRLNTLMQEKFNRTYRKNDRDMYRLLLPYQSVAIGNARKLAGCYQKRNLGNNPLTDVDSLVDELNKWRD from the coding sequence ATGGGATGTGACGATTTATTTAAGAAAGCTCAAGCTGCAAAAAAGAAAAAACGTGTGAAACTAGAAAAACCAAAAATCTTAATTGTGTGTGAAGGCGAGAAAACAGAGCCGTACTATTTTGAACAATTTCGACCAGCGAATGTATCTGTCCAAGGACTTGGTTTCAATACTTTAAGTTTAGTGCAGGCGGCCATAAAAATTAGAGATGATGACGCGACTGGGTTTGATCAAGTTTGGTGTGTTTTTGACAAAGATAGTTTTCCAATGACTAATGTTAGTCGTGCATTTTCGTTAGCTAAAAAAGAAGATATACATATAGCTTATTCAAATGAAGCTTTTGAACTGTGGTACATTTTGCATTTTGATTTTTTACAATCAGCCATTTCTCGAAACGACTATATACAAAGGCTTAATACATTGATGCAAGAAAAGTTTAACCGGACGTATCGAAAAAATGATAGGGATATGTACAGGTTGCTATTGCCATATCAGTCTGTGGCAATAGGTAATGCGAGGAAACTTGCTGGGTGTTATCAAAAGAGAAATTTGGGTAATAATCCTCTTACTGATGTCGACTCTTTAGTGGATGAGCTAAATAAGTGGAGAGATTGA
- a CDS encoding CC/Se motif family (seleno)protein: MLAITPEAAAYVKEKKKPIHLELPPEIGCCIHLREKPSVRLGPPHDPHNYEKLYFKG, translated from the coding sequence ATGCTTGCGATTACGCCCGAAGCGGCTGCCTATGTTAAAGAAAAGAAAAAGCCGATTCATTTAGAACTGCCGCCGGAAATAGGCTGCTGCATTCATTTGCGGGAAAAGCCCAGCGTTCGCTTGGGACCGCCCCATGACCCGCACAATTATGAAAAATTGTACTTCAAGGGGTAG
- a CDS encoding helix-turn-helix domain-containing protein, with amino-acid sequence MPQKEKVSTTLKVEACKKYLAESISIADIAKALEVDGKIVRRWIFQYQSEGKSGLEPQKHNRVYPPKLKLAAVTDYLQGNDSLLDICKKYQIHSDCQLSRWLKQYNGHEEFKLRSGGSRIMSKARKTTQTNRVEIVEYCLAHDMNYGETALKYQVSYQQVYQWTKKYLEMGKVGLEDRRGHRVGTLPGRTPQEELEAEVAQLKHKNWRLQMEVDVLKKLQELERRDVLALRGKNENTKR; translated from the coding sequence ATGCCACAAAAAGAAAAGGTATCGACCACTTTGAAGGTAGAGGCTTGCAAGAAGTATTTGGCAGAAAGCATAAGCATAGCTGACATAGCAAAAGCCCTAGAAGTTGACGGGAAAATAGTAAGAAGATGGATTTTTCAGTACCAGTCAGAAGGTAAATCCGGCTTAGAACCACAGAAACACAATCGAGTATATCCGCCTAAACTGAAGCTGGCAGCTGTGACTGATTATCTGCAAGGCAACGATTCTCTATTAGATATTTGCAAGAAATATCAGATTCACTCAGATTGCCAATTGAGTCGCTGGCTAAAGCAGTATAATGGACATGAGGAGTTCAAGCTCCGGTCAGGAGGAAGTCGAATCATGTCGAAAGCTAGAAAAACGACGCAGACTAATCGTGTAGAAATCGTTGAATACTGTCTTGCTCATGATATGAATTATGGCGAAACAGCCCTAAAATACCAGGTATCATACCAACAGGTATACCAATGGACAAAAAAATATCTAGAAATGGGAAAAGTGGGTCTGGAAGATCGGCGTGGGCATCGGGTTGGAACCTTGCCTGGCCGTACCCCGCAAGAAGAACTAGAGGCTGAAGTTGCCCAGTTGAAACACAAGAACTGGAGGCTGCAGATGGAGGTTGATGTGCTAAAAAAACTGCAGGAACTGGAAAGAAGGGATGTCTTGGCTTTACGCGGCAAGAACGAGAATACGAAGCGGTAA
- a CDS encoding DUF4928 family protein, with protein MSQVEQSQRLELFRVENKVTSKGSLALIVFLSRAVQAKPFPLSAEMFLTENKGQVAGASMAAVQTVLLEHGLARTLAKEGGRTSRGSIGLMTKYVELLNVLYAAGILDLVAAEAWWASRVREFFAAQPFVLHNDASRTMRAVISNLFEQALQRQKENPGATYVGTMLQHLTAAKLMLIMPDGALRVHGASVADAPTSRNGDFVLQDVIIHCTTAPVSALIDKCRENLAASCFPVIVTLYERVNTALTLAADAGLEDRVEVWDIGQFISSNVYEHSLFSHAQRGVTLAALVEKYNEVIEQCETDMSLKIKMD; from the coding sequence ATGAGCCAAGTGGAACAGTCGCAACGGCTTGAACTTTTTCGTGTAGAAAATAAAGTAACAAGCAAGGGATCCTTGGCGTTGATTGTGTTTTTGTCTCGCGCCGTGCAGGCTAAACCGTTTCCTTTGTCGGCGGAGATGTTTTTAACCGAAAATAAAGGGCAAGTTGCCGGCGCCAGTATGGCGGCGGTGCAGACGGTTTTACTGGAACACGGTCTTGCGCGGACGCTTGCTAAAGAAGGCGGGCGCACAAGTCGCGGCAGTATCGGGCTGATGACGAAGTACGTCGAGTTGCTAAATGTGCTGTACGCGGCAGGAATCCTTGATTTAGTCGCGGCCGAAGCGTGGTGGGCGAGTCGAGTGAGAGAGTTCTTTGCTGCGCAGCCTTTTGTGCTGCACAATGACGCTTCGCGCACGATGCGCGCTGTTATTAGCAATTTGTTTGAGCAAGCTTTGCAACGGCAAAAAGAAAATCCAGGCGCAACCTATGTCGGAACCATGCTGCAGCATTTAACGGCGGCGAAATTGATGCTTATTATGCCTGACGGCGCCTTGCGAGTTCATGGCGCTTCGGTTGCCGATGCGCCGACTAGTCGCAACGGAGATTTTGTTTTACAAGATGTGATCATTCACTGCACGACGGCGCCTGTCAGCGCTTTAATTGACAAGTGCCGCGAAAATTTGGCTGCGAGTTGTTTTCCGGTGATTGTGACGCTTTACGAGCGGGTCAATACGGCGCTGACGCTGGCGGCGGACGCCGGGCTTGAAGATCGCGTCGAGGTTTGGGATATTGGTCAGTTTATTTCCTCTAATGTGTACGAGCATAGTTTGTTTAGCCATGCTCAAAGGGGCGTGACATTGGCGGCGCTTGTCGAAAAATATAATGAAGTAATTGAACAATGTGAAACAGACATGAGTTTAAAGATAAAAATGGATTAA
- a CDS encoding ATP-binding protein, giving the protein MLQEFSVANFLSFKEPVTLNLMATGLKELKDTNTFAINMRNRLLKSCAIYGANASGKSNLYKALTFMGWFIRVSSKESQKGEEIPVIPFKLHKNSLTEPSSFQVRILKDGIKYRYGFCVTREKIVGEWLYFSKKGKEKMLFRREKEVFKLSKEFSEGQMWTEKTRENALFLSVNAQWNGKYSKEVYDWFVENIYFVSGEAITGLSLNRDLSTNFATDEKTNKHFMDIIRSSDIGISRFGTEECSALKDAPKEIAWIFKDMASKLNSDLMVKKIKSFHEVYDDNNQVVSEVEFDFDREESTGTRKLFAVLGPILQGLKNNSVLVIDELDANLHPIITQYLVKMFNSDQNKHAQLIINTHDSNLLSNKIFRRDQILFTEKDPYGMSTLYSLADFEVRSDVAYEKNYLMGKFGAIPYIGRFSFDQKCDTESVEK; this is encoded by the coding sequence ATGTTACAAGAATTTAGCGTTGCTAATTTTTTATCTTTTAAGGAACCCGTGACCTTAAATTTGATGGCAACGGGATTGAAAGAGCTTAAGGATACCAATACCTTTGCTATTAATATGAGAAATCGACTACTAAAATCTTGTGCAATTTATGGTGCTAATGCGAGCGGTAAAAGTAATTTGTACAAGGCGTTAACCTTTATGGGGTGGTTTATTAGGGTGTCCTCAAAAGAAAGTCAGAAGGGTGAAGAGATTCCGGTTATTCCATTCAAACTACATAAAAATTCGCTAACAGAACCTAGCTCTTTTCAAGTGCGTATTCTTAAAGATGGAATTAAGTATCGTTATGGTTTTTGTGTTACTAGAGAAAAGATCGTGGGCGAATGGTTGTATTTTAGTAAAAAAGGAAAAGAAAAGATGCTTTTTCGGAGAGAAAAAGAAGTCTTTAAATTATCGAAAGAATTTAGCGAAGGTCAGATGTGGACAGAAAAAACTAGAGAAAATGCGCTTTTTTTATCTGTAAATGCTCAATGGAATGGAAAATATTCTAAAGAAGTATATGATTGGTTTGTAGAAAATATTTACTTTGTTTCTGGTGAAGCAATTACTGGGCTATCATTGAATAGAGATCTTTCCACAAATTTTGCAACAGACGAAAAAACAAATAAGCATTTTATGGATATTATTAGAAGTTCAGATATTGGCATTTCTAGATTTGGGACGGAGGAGTGCTCGGCTTTAAAAGATGCTCCTAAAGAAATTGCATGGATTTTTAAAGACATGGCAAGTAAGCTTAATTCGGATCTTATGGTTAAGAAGATTAAATCTTTTCATGAAGTATATGACGATAATAATCAGGTCGTTTCAGAGGTTGAGTTTGATTTTGACAGAGAAGAATCAACTGGGACAAGAAAGCTTTTTGCCGTTTTGGGTCCTATTCTGCAGGGGTTAAAAAATAATTCGGTATTGGTTATAGATGAATTAGATGCTAATTTGCATCCGATTATTACTCAATACTTAGTAAAGATGTTTAACTCCGATCAAAATAAACATGCACAACTTATTATTAATACACACGATAGCAATCTGTTAAGTAATAAAATTTTTCGGCGCGATCAAATTTTGTTTACTGAAAAAGATCCATATGGTATGAGTACATTATATTCATTAGCCGATTTTGAGGTGAGAAGTGATGTGGCTTATGAAAAAAATTATTTGATGGGCAAGTTTGGGGCTATTCCTTATATCGGCAGATTTAGTTTTGATCAAAAATGCGACACTGAAAGTGTAGAAAAGTAA
- the rsgA gene encoding ribosome small subunit-dependent GTPase A translates to MNVFSMEQLGLTEAQREAAGELTQLGRVAAQYRDGYTVLTATGERSAVVAGRLRHESTRPADFPAVGDFVALEYDAEGAALLWRVLPRHSLLVRQAAGTAGQEQLIAANVDTVFICMALNSDYNLRRLERYLSLVWSSGATPVVILTKADVCEDVEGKMAEASFCACGAKVLCVSALGGDGVEAVYAYLGAGKTAAFIGSSGVGKSTLINRLLKKEALATAGLRKDEKGRHTTTRREMLLLPGGGIVIDTPGMRELALESGDLSAAFADIEALAGACRFADCRHDKEPGCAVRQAADEGLLPEERLKSWRKLRQELLYAELDSRRLEEAKMAVMFADVGGRKNARRMMQEASKRRRF, encoded by the coding sequence ATGAACGTTTTTTCTATGGAGCAATTGGGCTTGACCGAGGCGCAGCGAGAGGCCGCGGGTGAGTTGACGCAGCTTGGCCGCGTGGCGGCGCAATATCGAGATGGCTATACGGTGTTAACCGCGACGGGAGAGCGGTCGGCGGTTGTTGCCGGGCGGTTGCGGCATGAGTCGACAAGGCCGGCTGATTTTCCGGCGGTTGGCGATTTTGTGGCGCTAGAATATGATGCTGAGGGAGCGGCTTTGTTATGGCGCGTGTTGCCCCGCCATAGCCTATTGGTTCGCCAAGCGGCGGGAACGGCGGGACAGGAGCAGCTCATTGCGGCCAATGTCGATACGGTGTTTATTTGCATGGCCTTGAACAGTGATTACAATCTCCGGCGGCTGGAACGGTATTTGAGCTTGGTCTGGAGCAGCGGCGCTACGCCGGTGGTGATTCTTACTAAAGCCGACGTTTGCGAGGATGTGGAAGGGAAGATGGCGGAGGCCTCTTTCTGCGCTTGCGGCGCGAAGGTGCTATGTGTTTCTGCGCTGGGGGGAGACGGCGTTGAAGCCGTGTATGCATATCTGGGGGCGGGAAAGACCGCGGCGTTTATCGGTTCATCCGGCGTGGGGAAATCTACCTTGATTAACCGACTGCTAAAAAAAGAGGCGTTGGCCACGGCAGGGCTTCGCAAAGACGAAAAAGGAAGACATACGACTACGCGGCGTGAAATGCTTTTGCTTCCAGGGGGAGGCATTGTGATCGACACGCCGGGCATGCGGGAACTGGCGTTGGAGAGCGGGGACTTGTCCGCGGCGTTTGCGGATATTGAAGCATTGGCCGGGGCGTGCCGTTTTGCAGACTGCAGGCATGACAAAGAGCCGGGTTGCGCCGTACGGCAGGCGGCGGACGAGGGGTTGCTGCCGGAGGAACGCTTGAAGTCCTGGCGCAAATTGCGCCAGGAGCTTCTCTATGCGGAGCTGGATTCGCGCCGTCTTGAAGAAGCGAAAATGGCCGTAATGTTTGCCGACGTTGGGGGCCGAAAAAATGCGCGCCGCATGATGCAAGAAGCGAGCAAAAGGCGAAGGTTCTAG
- a CDS encoding DNA cytosine methyltransferase — translation MTEYRKQGTDLSAWGPPYAMLEFFAGSGLVSCGLQGLFDSVWANDICEKKAAVYRANSKEDHFVLEDICNVSGRNLPAAHVSWASFPCQDLSLAGLSGGIHASRSGLVWEWLRVMREMPVRPKLLVAENVAGLVSRNNGADYRQLHEALVREGYRVGAVMLDASLFVPQSRPRIFVIAVDRSVIIPEELIANGPNWLHPKALRRAAEGLSNWVWWQAAQPPSRSVTLESILEDLPYDQSVAKKNLAILSPKHKAMLDEAESIIACGYRRTRFGKQVLELRFDGLAGCLRTPEGGSSRQFVVRKKSGEISLRLLSARETARLMGAPDDFLLPERYNDAYKAMGDAVAAPVARFLGENFLMRLSEAAYNEPSGTVATA, via the coding sequence ATGACGGAATATAGAAAACAAGGAACCGATCTTTCTGCATGGGGCCCTCCGTATGCGATGTTGGAGTTTTTCGCTGGCAGCGGCTTGGTTTCTTGCGGACTGCAAGGCCTGTTTGATTCGGTTTGGGCGAATGATATTTGCGAGAAAAAGGCGGCGGTATATCGCGCTAATTCGAAGGAAGATCATTTTGTATTAGAAGATATTTGCAATGTATCCGGGCGGAATTTGCCAGCTGCACATGTATCATGGGCGAGCTTTCCGTGCCAAGATTTATCCTTGGCCGGATTAAGCGGCGGTATTCACGCCAGTCGCAGCGGTCTTGTGTGGGAATGGCTGCGGGTAATGCGAGAAATGCCAGTTCGTCCCAAGCTGTTGGTTGCGGAAAATGTTGCGGGTTTAGTTTCGCGCAATAATGGGGCGGATTACCGTCAGTTGCACGAGGCGCTGGTGCGCGAAGGTTATCGCGTAGGCGCGGTTATGCTCGACGCGTCGTTGTTCGTTCCGCAGTCGAGACCGCGCATTTTCGTAATTGCGGTGGATCGCTCCGTCATCATTCCCGAGGAGCTTATCGCCAACGGTCCTAATTGGCTTCATCCGAAGGCTCTTAGACGCGCAGCGGAAGGTCTTTCCAACTGGGTGTGGTGGCAAGCAGCACAGCCGCCGAGTCGAAGCGTGACGCTGGAGTCGATCCTAGAAGATCTCCCGTATGATCAAAGCGTTGCAAAGAAAAATTTAGCGATTTTATCGCCAAAGCATAAAGCGATGCTAGATGAGGCGGAGTCGATTATTGCCTGCGGGTATCGACGCACGCGCTTTGGCAAGCAGGTTCTGGAGTTGCGTTTTGACGGGCTGGCCGGCTGCTTGAGGACGCCGGAAGGCGGCAGCAGTCGCCAATTTGTCGTTCGCAAGAAGAGCGGCGAAATTTCGCTGCGTCTGCTCTCGGCGCGCGAAACGGCTCGCCTGATGGGTGCGCCGGATGATTTTCTTTTGCCGGAACGCTATAATGATGCGTATAAAGCGATGGGAGACGCTGTCGCTGCTCCGGTAGCGCGGTTTTTAGGAGAAAATTTTTTAATGCGATTATCGGAGGCGGCGTATAATGAGCCAAGTGGAACAGTCGCAACGGCTTGA
- a CDS encoding very short patch repair endonuclease, translating into MDVFSPEKRSEIMRRVRSDDTRPEQILRKALFRRGWRYRKNVKKLPGKPDLVFAKAKVVIFVHGCFWHQHEGCKAAARPKSRQDYWQKKLERTMARDLETQEKLKREGWRVIVIWECELRRDLDAMVERVEEELKKQGER; encoded by the coding sequence ATGGATGTTTTTTCACCGGAAAAACGCAGTGAAATTATGAGGCGCGTTCGCTCCGATGACACGCGACCGGAACAAATTTTGCGCAAAGCTTTGTTTAGACGCGGTTGGCGGTATCGTAAAAATGTGAAGAAACTGCCTGGAAAACCGGACCTTGTTTTTGCTAAAGCGAAAGTAGTTATTTTTGTGCATGGATGTTTTTGGCATCAGCATGAAGGCTGCAAGGCGGCGGCCCGGCCGAAAAGCCGGCAAGATTATTGGCAAAAGAAATTGGAGCGTACTATGGCGCGTGATTTGGAGACGCAAGAAAAATTGAAAAGAGAAGGATGGCGTGTAATCGTCATATGGGAGTGCGAATTGCGCAGGGATCTTGACGCTATGGTTGAGCGAGTAGAAGAAGAGCTAAAGAAGCAAGGGGAAAGGTAG
- a CDS encoding CD3324 family protein, translated as MGYKAAAQVLPEDLLLAVQEYIDGEYLYIPRKEGSRRSWGDKTENRQQTKARNWEIRRKRQEGFSPRQLAEAYYLSPKTVYKILASREAE; from the coding sequence ATGGGCTACAAGGCGGCTGCGCAGGTATTGCCGGAGGATTTGCTGCTGGCTGTGCAAGAATATATTGACGGCGAGTATCTTTATATTCCGCGTAAAGAAGGATCGCGGCGAAGCTGGGGGGATAAAACGGAAAACCGCCAGCAGACAAAGGCGCGAAACTGGGAAATACGACGGAAGCGTCAAGAGGGCTTTTCCCCTCGTCAACTTGCGGAAGCATACTATTTATCACCAAAGACGGTATATAAAATCTTGGCTTCAAGGGAAGCGGAATAA